The Collimonas sp. PA-H2 genome contains a region encoding:
- a CDS encoding M14 family metallopeptidase: MPIVFPSLFPCARLARPAVSAGVVALLLATAVLSPPAGAQYDPAKALVEIDAIASLYPDPDVAIESPAFAAGKNDFTSQEEMLAFIQKLAAQTPAMRVRQLGLSQQGRAIPLLVFVEPSTASGAELMKNGKPTVLLIGSQHGNEPAGGEAALAFAGMLANGALGDILAQVNILIVPRANPDGSAAFLRGLADGQDVNRDHLTLATPEGQALAQVFNGYQPEVVLDSHEFSVGGRWVEKFGALQKFDGLIQSATVANLPPAQAAAAETLFRQPLLQAFDHHKLSHSWYYTTSVSMADKTVVMGGVGPDTGRNIAGLRNAISFLLETRGVGIGKAHFKRRVFTHLTAIESIVQTTASQASQVLALNRQLRQQVAAEAGQGVLNVIGVATPGRHTLAMLDAQSGQPIAIEVDWMSALAIQPRLQRPRPYAYLLPASEQRAAERLQALGVSVYMVAAELQLAPEQGAQAYRLTSQSAGRKQDVTGSAGAASDVMRVTTELEPVRLTIAGGWYYVPLDQPLANLAAAALEPESQSSYVSNRLLQVPAAENGKPAYLPLYRLAKRPQLAVEALAAQQGLLPDTTAQRQSYAENDPGAKQ, encoded by the coding sequence CAGCAGTATCGGCTGGTGTCGTGGCGCTGTTACTCGCGACAGCTGTTCTATCGCCTCCTGCCGGCGCCCAATATGATCCAGCCAAGGCGCTGGTTGAGATTGACGCCATCGCCAGCCTGTATCCGGATCCGGACGTTGCCATAGAGTCACCGGCGTTTGCTGCCGGCAAAAACGATTTCACATCGCAGGAGGAAATGCTGGCCTTTATTCAAAAATTGGCCGCGCAAACGCCGGCGATGCGCGTGCGCCAGCTCGGCTTGTCACAGCAGGGACGGGCGATTCCGTTGCTGGTGTTTGTCGAACCGTCCACGGCCAGCGGCGCCGAGCTGATGAAAAACGGCAAGCCGACGGTACTGCTGATCGGTTCGCAGCATGGCAACGAGCCGGCCGGCGGCGAAGCGGCGCTGGCCTTTGCCGGCATGCTTGCCAATGGCGCGCTGGGCGATATTCTCGCGCAAGTGAATATCCTGATCGTGCCGCGCGCCAATCCCGACGGCAGTGCTGCCTTCCTGCGCGGCCTGGCGGATGGGCAAGACGTCAACCGCGACCACCTGACACTGGCGACGCCGGAAGGGCAGGCGCTGGCGCAGGTGTTCAATGGCTATCAACCGGAAGTAGTGCTGGACAGCCATGAGTTCAGCGTCGGTGGCCGCTGGGTGGAAAAATTCGGCGCGCTGCAAAAATTTGATGGTCTGATCCAGTCCGCCACTGTGGCGAATCTGCCGCCGGCGCAGGCGGCGGCAGCGGAAACGCTGTTTCGCCAGCCGCTGCTGCAGGCGTTCGACCACCATAAATTGAGCCATTCCTGGTATTACACCACCAGCGTGAGCATGGCAGACAAGACGGTGGTGATGGGTGGCGTCGGCCCGGATACCGGCCGCAACATCGCCGGCCTGCGCAATGCCATCTCCTTTCTGCTGGAAACCCGCGGCGTCGGCATCGGCAAGGCGCATTTCAAACGGCGCGTGTTTACCCATCTGACCGCAATTGAATCGATAGTGCAGACCACGGCCAGCCAGGCGTCGCAGGTGCTGGCCCTGAACCGGCAGCTACGCCAGCAGGTGGCCGCCGAAGCGGGACAGGGCGTACTGAATGTGATTGGCGTGGCGACGCCCGGCCGCCACACGCTGGCGATGCTGGATGCGCAGAGCGGCCAGCCAATAGCCATCGAAGTCGACTGGATGTCTGCCCTGGCGATTCAGCCCAGACTGCAGCGTCCGCGCCCTTATGCCTATCTCCTGCCGGCTTCGGAACAGCGCGCAGCCGAACGTCTGCAAGCGCTCGGCGTGAGCGTATACATGGTGGCCGCGGAATTGCAGCTGGCGCCGGAACAGGGTGCGCAAGCCTATCGCCTCACCTCGCAGTCCGCAGGGCGCAAACAGGATGTGACCGGATCGGCCGGCGCTGCCAGCGACGTGATGCGTGTTACTACCGAGCTGGAGCCTGTGCGATTGACGATAGCAGGCGGCTGGTACTACGTACCGCTTGACCAGCCGCTGGCTAATCTGGCCGCCGCCGCGCTGGAGCCGGAATCGCAGAGCAGCTATGTGTCGAACCGCTTGCTGCAGGTGCCCGCTGCCGAGAACGGCAAACCGGCCTACCTGCCACTGTACCGCTTAGCGAAGCGGCCGCAGCTGGCGGTCGAAGCACTAGCTGCCCAGCAGGGTTTGCTGCCAGACACAACGGCGCAGAGACAGTCCTACGCAGAGAACGATCCTGGAGCGAAGCAATGA
- a CDS encoding porin, which translates to MKKIFLYGLLAGAAASPAGAAFAETDERVHVYGRVDLSMDSVNGNGGNTMKMVDNASRFGVSGREVLGGGMTALFGLEAGFSADTGQAVDPLFRNAYVGLRGGFGVLALGRLDSAQESGSPLYSQVTRNVTFVMHDAGATAIGTRWLNARNRTSNAVGYMSPVFSGFSVRARYHQPDPSDGAAKVAQEGDVKATDVGLNYESKTLSAGIGHGRNRRSGAPLENEFGQKWQLVGSYDFGAAKVSALYGRDRYNATATSRAAVDYWLLGFALPFGAGRHQVVANYMKRDTQSDIRGKGSNLQAGYIYHASKRTKLYASYDREELNASKAGNLSNTISSGIQHRF; encoded by the coding sequence ATGAAAAAAATATTTTTGTATGGGCTGCTGGCAGGCGCTGCCGCCAGTCCGGCGGGCGCTGCTTTTGCGGAAACGGACGAGCGGGTGCACGTCTACGGCCGCGTCGACCTGAGCATGGATAGCGTCAACGGCAATGGCGGCAATACGATGAAGATGGTGGACAACGCATCGCGTTTCGGCGTCAGCGGCCGTGAAGTCCTGGGCGGCGGCATGACCGCCCTGTTCGGCCTGGAAGCCGGTTTCAGCGCCGATACCGGCCAGGCGGTCGATCCGCTTTTTCGGAATGCCTATGTCGGCTTGCGCGGCGGCTTCGGGGTGCTGGCGCTGGGGCGCCTGGATTCGGCGCAGGAAAGCGGCTCGCCGCTGTATTCGCAAGTCACCAGGAACGTTACCTTTGTGATGCATGACGCCGGCGCCACGGCGATCGGCACGCGCTGGCTGAACGCGCGCAACCGCACCAGCAATGCGGTCGGCTACATGAGCCCGGTGTTCAGCGGCTTCAGTGTGCGGGCGCGCTACCACCAGCCCGATCCGAGCGATGGCGCGGCCAAGGTGGCGCAGGAAGGCGATGTCAAGGCGACCGATGTTGGCCTCAACTATGAATCGAAGACGCTGTCCGCCGGCATTGGCCATGGCCGCAACCGGCGCAGCGGGGCGCCGCTAGAGAACGAGTTCGGGCAGAAATGGCAACTGGTAGGCTCTTACGATTTTGGTGCGGCCAAGGTATCGGCCTTGTATGGCAGGGATCGTTACAATGCCACGGCCACTTCACGCGCGGCGGTGGATTACTGGCTGCTCGGGTTTGCGCTGCCTTTCGGGGCAGGACGGCACCAGGTGGTGGCGAATTACATGAAGCGCGATACGCAAAGCGATATCCGGGGCAAGGGTTCGAACCTCCAGGCCGGCTACATTTATCACGCGAGCAAGCGCACCAAGCTGTACGCCTCGTATGACCGTGAGGAGCTGAACGCCAGCAAGGCAGGGAATCTGTCCAATACGATCAGCAGCGGCATCCAGCACCGGTTTTGA
- a CDS encoding YXWGXW repeat-containing protein: MNRRRFQRYLVLSAVAAATVSLAGCVVEPPRTRVEYREVKVVQAPPAPLVEVVPPAPYPDSYWIGGHWKWEGNRYVWNNGHWEQSRPNMVFQHAYWSNDGGQWNFHPGRWVQINNTYNTAPVVINIAPPPPRVEIMTPAPSPEHVWIGGYWRWDNGRHDWVNGHWEARRDGYFWAPGHWVRNGNGWAFSGGFWQHY, encoded by the coding sequence ATGAACCGCCGTCGTTTTCAACGTTATCTGGTATTGTCCGCCGTCGCAGCCGCTACGGTGTCGCTGGCCGGCTGCGTGGTCGAGCCGCCGCGCACCCGCGTCGAATACCGCGAAGTCAAGGTCGTACAGGCGCCGCCGGCGCCGCTGGTGGAAGTGGTGCCGCCGGCGCCCTACCCCGATTCCTACTGGATCGGCGGCCACTGGAAGTGGGAAGGCAATCGCTACGTCTGGAACAACGGCCATTGGGAGCAGTCGCGCCCGAACATGGTTTTCCAGCACGCGTACTGGAGCAATGACGGCGGTCAATGGAATTTCCATCCGGGCCGCTGGGTGCAGATCAACAATACCTACAATACCGCTCCGGTCGTGATCAACATCGCGCCGCCGCCGCCACGGGTGGAAATCATGACGCCGGCGCCTAGCCCGGAGCACGTCTGGATCGGCGGCTACTGGCGCTGGGACAACGGCCGCCACGACTGGGTCAACGGCCACTGGGAAGCGCGCCGCGACGGTTATTTCTGGGCGCCCGGTCACTGGGTCCGCAACGGCAACGGCTGGGCCTTCTCGGGCGGTTTCTGGCAACATTATTAA
- a CDS encoding YegP family protein — MAGSYVLKKSVDGQFYFLLYSDNGEVVLNSEMYVAKASAENGIASVQINSAQDDRYSRNQASNGRFYFNLKAANHQVIGSSQMYSTTSARDAGIHAVKKNGPNTNIKDEA; from the coding sequence ATGGCAGGGTCCTATGTACTCAAGAAGTCTGTGGATGGACAGTTTTACTTCCTGCTCTACTCTGACAACGGCGAAGTGGTGCTCAACAGCGAGATGTATGTCGCCAAGGCATCCGCCGAAAACGGCATCGCCTCGGTACAGATCAACAGCGCCCAGGACGATCGCTACAGCCGCAACCAGGCTTCCAACGGCAGGTTCTATTTCAACCTGAAGGCCGCCAATCACCAGGTCATCGGCAGCAGCCAGATGTACAGCACCACCAGCGCGCGCGACGCCGGTATCCACGCCGTCAAAAAAAACGGCCCCAACACCAATATCAAAGACGAAGCCTGA
- the ttcA gene encoding tRNA 2-thiocytidine(32) synthetase TtcA, whose protein sequence is MQDQSSAASQPSLPAHDAAGAPSHKSAEKIAHENNKLHKRLCRQVGQAIGDFNMIEDGDKVMVCLSGGKDSYALLDILMTLRERAPINFEIVAVNLDQKQPNFPDHILPAYLDKLGVAYHIENQDTYSIVKRLIPEGKTTCSLCSRLRRGILYRVASELGATKVALGHHRDDIMETFFLNMFFGGKLKSMPAKLQSDDGKQIVIRPLAYVKEADLIRYAEVKQFPIIPCDLCGSQENLQRKQIKGMLREWEKKFPGRVDNVFASLSTVAPSHLMDRNLFGFTGLKASGIADPNGDIAFDDDPCSTPTGATVSSIIPLQASVQSDAQLDAQLDTQLDN, encoded by the coding sequence ACAAGCTGCACAAGCGCCTGTGCCGCCAGGTCGGCCAGGCGATCGGCGATTTCAACATGATCGAAGATGGCGACAAGGTGATGGTCTGCCTCTCCGGCGGCAAGGATAGCTACGCCCTGCTGGATATCCTGATGACCCTGCGCGAACGGGCACCGATCAATTTCGAGATCGTCGCCGTCAACCTCGACCAGAAGCAACCGAACTTCCCCGACCATATCCTGCCGGCCTACCTCGACAAGCTGGGGGTCGCCTACCACATCGAAAACCAGGATACCTACAGCATCGTCAAGCGACTGATCCCGGAAGGCAAGACCACTTGCTCGCTGTGCTCGCGCCTGCGGCGCGGCATCCTGTACCGCGTCGCCAGCGAGCTGGGCGCGACCAAGGTCGCCCTCGGCCATCACCGCGACGACATCATGGAAACCTTCTTTCTCAACATGTTCTTCGGCGGCAAACTGAAGAGCATGCCGGCCAAGCTGCAGTCGGACGACGGCAAGCAGATCGTGATCCGGCCGCTGGCCTACGTTAAGGAAGCCGACCTGATCCGCTACGCCGAGGTCAAGCAGTTTCCGATCATTCCCTGCGACCTGTGCGGCAGCCAGGAAAACCTGCAGCGCAAGCAGATCAAGGGCATGCTGCGCGAGTGGGAAAAGAAATTCCCTGGCCGGGTCGACAATGTTTTTGCTTCCTTGTCGACGGTGGCGCCGTCGCACCTGATGGACCGCAATCTGTTCGGCTTCACCGGCCTGAAAGCCAGCGGCATCGCCGACCCCAACGGCGATATCGCGTTCGACGACGATCCTTGTTCGACGCCCACCGGCGCGACCGTCTCCAGCATCATTCCGCTGCAGGCAAGCGTGCAGTCCGATGCACAGTTGGACGCGCAGTTAGATACGCAGTTAGATAATTAA